The following proteins are encoded in a genomic region of Bicyclus anynana chromosome 12, ilBicAnyn1.1, whole genome shotgun sequence:
- the LOC112054135 gene encoding ras-related and estrogen-regulated growth inhibitor-like protein, giving the protein MKMTVNRIRVVVLGSARTGKSAVVVRYLTKRYIGEYSSTGDFLYQHRVSFEGVTSEIEVLDTCGCAKRGCLAEHLRWGDAFAVVYSVCDRRSFLAAAELLALLERTRLPGCAAVTLLGNKRDLEHARVVKTEEGQEMSLRFGCQFYEVSAAESCAGAALSFHSLLREARALAMLLPTPRRKLAAYSVSKVIGTILGLSNKSVRKKRPSLSI; this is encoded by the exons CCGTGGTGGTTCGTTATCTTACTAAACGATATATTGGGGAATACAGTTCTACAGGAG ATTTTCTCTATCAACACCGCGTGTCGTTTGAAGGTGTTACGTCGGAAATTGAAGTTTTGGATACTTGTGGATGTGCC AAACGAGGTTGTTTAGCGGAACATCTGCGGTGGGGCGACGCGTTTGCGGTGGTGTACTCGGTGTGCGACCGGAGATCGTTTTTGGCTGCGGCAGAGCTGTTAGCGCTGTTGGAGAGAACTAGGCTGCCTGGCTGCGCGGCCGTCACTTTGCTGGGGAACAAAAGGGATTTGGAGCACGCTAG GGTGGTGAAGACTGAGGAAGGTCAAGAGATGTCGCTGCGGTTCGGGTGCCAGTTCTACGAGGTGTCTGCGGCGGAGTCTTGCGCAGGCGCCGCGCTCTCCTTCCACTCTTTGTTGAGAGAAGCTCGCGCGCTTGCCATGTTATTACCGACGCCACGCCGCAAGCTCGCCGCTTACTCTGTCTCAAAG GTAATCGGTACTATTCTCGGACTCAGCAATAAGAGTGTGCGGAAGAAACGACCCTCCCTCAGCATATGA